The Metabacillus schmidteae genome has a segment encoding these proteins:
- a CDS encoding YwmB family TATA-box binding protein, translating to MKNKGIGIMVLTLSIIFSLVANHIGAAENQSKLSTIAEKMENKDLEISKWSLYSKKFVENKSIKELKQMTKQYRQYTWTFEQEDDVFKAIGVYENTEKNITEKLQFLATLTNDQEQSYIIYEVIGTGTNRNWNEVDEFFAQRSFDIFHENPTIYACIEGIVGDKMEEVLNLTMDELLTEFSAKPIEELTEQDFLSVSAKTSLWEDFIPTKEDSMNIQIALRSDGMGAKTTVVIGTPIITSEY from the coding sequence ATGAAAAATAAAGGGATAGGAATTATGGTTTTAACGTTATCAATTATCTTCAGTTTGGTAGCCAATCATATAGGAGCAGCTGAGAATCAATCGAAATTATCAACTATAGCAGAAAAAATGGAGAATAAAGATCTGGAGATATCCAAATGGTCTTTGTATTCAAAAAAGTTTGTCGAAAATAAATCTATCAAAGAACTGAAACAAATGACTAAACAATATCGTCAATATACTTGGACGTTTGAACAAGAAGACGATGTGTTTAAAGCGATCGGTGTATATGAAAATACAGAAAAAAATATAACGGAAAAACTACAGTTTCTCGCCACCCTCACAAATGACCAGGAGCAATCGTATATAATTTATGAGGTCATAGGAACAGGTACTAATCGCAATTGGAATGAAGTGGATGAATTCTTCGCACAAAGATCGTTCGACATTTTCCATGAAAATCCTACAATATATGCTTGTATCGAAGGTATAGTAGGTGATAAGATGGAAGAAGTTTTGAATTTAACAATGGATGAACTACTTACAGAATTCAGTGCGAAACCGATTGAAGAACTTACGGAACAAGATTTTCTTTCGGTATCAGCTAAGACCTCACTTTGGGAAGATTTTATTCCAACAAAAGAAGATAGTATGAACATTCAAATTGCATTAAGATCTGACGGAATGGGCGCTAAAACTACGGTCGTTATAGGAACACCAATCATTACGTCTGAATATTAA
- a CDS encoding DUF1146 family protein → MPDYGQLALISMIVHLAFIIVTWWALQALNIDKWIKAGKVIQARVLLILLTIAIGSMVSNFFLDYLLWSQQLPSLF, encoded by the coding sequence ATGCCCGATTATGGACAACTGGCCTTAATCAGTATGATTGTGCACCTTGCCTTCATCATTGTAACGTGGTGGGCCTTGCAAGCACTAAATATTGATAAATGGATAAAAGCGGGCAAAGTGATTCAAGCAAGAGTACTTCTAATATTGTTAACCATCGCCATTGGATCTATGGTAAGTAATTTTTTCCTTGATTATTTATTATGGTCACAGCAACTTCCATCACTATTCTAA
- a CDS encoding F0F1 ATP synthase subunit epsilon produces the protein MKTVLVNVVTPDGPVYDADVEMVSVVAQSGELGILPGHIPMVAPLQIGAVRLKKGSSTELVAVTGGFVEVRPDKVTILAQAAETADSIDVARAQAAKKRAEERLNQKTEDIDFKRAELALKRAINRLDVTR, from the coding sequence ATGAAGACAGTATTAGTCAATGTCGTTACTCCCGATGGCCCAGTTTACGATGCAGACGTAGAGATGGTGAGCGTAGTAGCTCAAAGTGGTGAACTTGGTATTTTACCAGGACATATTCCAATGGTTGCTCCACTACAAATTGGAGCAGTTCGCCTAAAGAAAGGGAGCAGCACTGAATTAGTTGCAGTGACTGGCGGTTTTGTCGAAGTCCGACCTGATAAGGTAACAATTTTAGCTCAAGCAGCTGAAACAGCCGACTCGATTGATGTAGCCCGTGCACAAGCAGCGAAAAAACGTGCTGAAGAGCGTCTTAATCAAAAAACAGAAGATATCGATTTCAAACGAGCTGAATTAGCACTAAAACGTGCAATCAACCGTTTAGATGTAACGAGATAA
- the atpD gene encoding F0F1 ATP synthase subunit beta yields the protein MNKGRITQILGPVVDVKFESGQLPDIYNALTIKTEANENEVAIDLTLEVALHLGDDTVRTVAMSTTDGLVRGVEVTDTGAPISVPVGDVTLGRVFNVLGQNIDLDQPIAADARRDPIHRSAPKFDQLSTEVEILETGIKVVDLLAPYIKGGKIGLFGGAGVGKTVLIQELINNIAQEHGGISVFAGVGERTREGNDLYHEMTDSGVIKKTAMVFGQMNEPPGARMRVALTGLTMAEYFRDDQGQDVLFFMDNIFRFTQAGSEVSALLGRMPSAVGYQPTLATEMGQLQERITSTNVGSVTSIQAIYVPADDYTDPAPATTFAHLDATTNLERKLSEMGIYPAVDPLASTSRALSPEIVGDEHYAVARQVQQTLQRYKELQDIIAILGMDELSEEDKLTVARARRVQFFLSQNFHVAEQFTGQPGSYVPVKETVRGFKEILEGKYDHLPEDAFRLVGRIEEVIESAKQMGVEA from the coding sequence ATGAATAAAGGACGCATTACTCAAATTTTGGGTCCGGTTGTTGACGTAAAGTTCGAGAGCGGTCAACTTCCTGACATTTATAATGCCCTTACAATTAAAACAGAAGCGAATGAAAATGAAGTCGCGATCGATCTTACTTTAGAAGTTGCCTTACATTTAGGTGATGATACAGTTCGTACAGTTGCGATGTCTACAACGGATGGACTTGTTCGTGGAGTAGAAGTTACAGATACAGGTGCACCAATTTCTGTTCCTGTTGGTGATGTAACATTAGGTCGTGTATTTAACGTATTAGGTCAAAACATTGACTTAGATCAACCGATTGCAGCAGATGCTCGTCGTGATCCTATTCATAGATCAGCACCTAAATTTGATCAGCTTTCAACAGAGGTTGAAATTCTTGAAACTGGAATTAAAGTAGTAGACTTACTTGCTCCTTATATCAAGGGTGGTAAAATCGGTCTATTCGGTGGTGCCGGTGTAGGTAAAACTGTATTAATCCAGGAATTAATCAATAATATCGCACAAGAGCACGGCGGTATCTCTGTATTCGCCGGTGTTGGTGAGCGTACTCGTGAAGGAAATGACCTTTACCACGAGATGACTGACTCAGGCGTTATTAAGAAAACAGCAATGGTATTCGGTCAAATGAATGAGCCGCCAGGTGCACGTATGCGTGTTGCCTTAACTGGTCTTACAATGGCTGAATATTTCCGTGATGATCAAGGACAAGACGTTCTTTTCTTCATGGATAACATCTTCCGTTTCACACAAGCAGGTTCAGAGGTTTCTGCCCTTCTTGGACGTATGCCATCTGCCGTTGGTTACCAACCAACTCTTGCTACTGAAATGGGTCAATTACAAGAGCGTATCACATCTACTAACGTAGGTTCTGTTACATCTATTCAAGCGATTTACGTTCCAGCCGATGACTATACGGATCCGGCTCCTGCAACAACTTTCGCTCACTTAGATGCAACAACAAACTTAGAGCGTAAATTATCTGAGATGGGTATCTACCCTGCGGTGGATCCACTTGCTTCAACTTCACGTGCATTGTCACCTGAAATCGTTGGAGATGAGCACTACGCTGTAGCTCGTCAAGTACAACAAACATTACAACGCTATAAAGAGCTTCAAGATATCATTGCAATCTTAGGTATGGATGAGCTTTCTGAAGAAGATAAATTAACAGTTGCACGTGCTCGTCGTGTTCAATTCTTCTTATCTCAAAACTTCCACGTTGCTGAACAGTTTACTGGCCAGCCTGGTTCTTATGTTCCTGTTAAAGAAACAGTTCGTGGATTCAAAGAGATTCTTGAAGGTAAGTATGACCACCTTCCAGAAGATGCGTTCCGTTTAGTTGGACGTATTGAAGAAGTAATTGAAAGTGCAAAACAAATGGGTGTAGAAGCCTAA
- a CDS encoding F0F1 ATP synthase subunit gamma has translation MASLRDIKSRITSTKKTSQITKAMEMVSAAKLNRAENNAKAFGPYMEKIQEVVASIANGSTDVSHPMLEKRPVKRTGYLVITSDRGLAGAFNSSVLRAVYQSIQQRHKSNDEFVIIAIGKMGRDFFKKRGMNVISEITGIGDETSFASIKDIASGAVNMFADGSYDELYMYYNHFVSAIQQDVTEKKLLPLSDISSNKGLTSYEFEPNQEEILEVLLPQYAESLIYGALLDSKASEHAARMTAMKNATDNAKELINGLTLTYNRARQAAITQEITEIVGGAAALE, from the coding sequence TTGGCATCATTACGCGACATAAAATCAAGAATCACTTCTACTAAGAAGACGAGTCAGATTACGAAAGCGATGGAGATGGTTTCAGCTGCAAAGCTAAACCGTGCTGAGAACAATGCAAAGGCATTTGGACCTTATATGGAAAAAATCCAGGAAGTTGTTGCAAGCATCGCGAACGGCAGTACAGACGTAAGTCACCCAATGCTGGAAAAACGCCCTGTAAAGCGAACTGGATACTTAGTTATCACTTCAGATCGTGGATTAGCAGGTGCATTCAACAGTAGTGTCCTTCGTGCTGTATACCAATCAATTCAACAGCGTCACAAGTCTAACGATGAATTTGTGATCATTGCAATCGGTAAAATGGGCCGTGATTTCTTTAAAAAGCGTGGTATGAACGTCATTTCTGAAATTACTGGCATCGGCGATGAAACATCTTTTGCAAGCATTAAGGATATTGCCAGCGGGGCAGTCAACATGTTTGCAGATGGTTCATATGACGAATTGTACATGTATTACAACCACTTTGTTAGTGCAATTCAACAGGATGTAACGGAGAAAAAACTTCTTCCGCTTTCTGATATTTCATCAAACAAAGGCTTAACGTCTTATGAGTTTGAACCAAATCAGGAAGAAATCCTTGAAGTGCTGTTACCACAATATGCTGAAAGTCTCATCTACGGAGCGCTACTTGATAGTAAAGCTTCTGAGCATGCAGCTCGTATGACAGCCATGAAAAATGCTACTGATAATGCAAAAGAACTTATCAATGGACTTACTTTAACATACAACCGTGCACGCCAAGCAGCGATCACACAGGAAATCACAGAGATCGTTGGTGGAGCGGCAGCATTAGAATAG
- the atpA gene encoding F0F1 ATP synthase subunit alpha, whose translation MSIKAEEISALIKKQIENYQSDIKVSDVGTVIQVGDGIARAHGLDNVMAGELVEFANGVMGMAQNLEENNVGIIILGPFTDIREGDEVRRTGRIMEVPVGEALIGRVVNSLGQPVDGLGPIETTKTRPIEAPAPGVMDRKSVHEPLQTGIKAIDALVPIGRGQRELIIGDRQTGKTSVAIDTILNQKDQDMVCIYVAIGQKESTVRGVVETLRKHGALDYTIVVTASASQPAPMLFLAPYAGVTMGEEFMYNGKHVLVVYDDLTKQASAYRELSLLLRRPPGREAYPGDVFYLHSRLLERAAKLSDAKGAGSLTALPFIETQAGDVSAYIPTNVISITDGQIFLQSDLFFSGVRPAINAGLSVSRVGGSAQIKAMKKVAGTLRLDLASYRELEAFAQFGSDLDKATQAKLNRGARTVEVLKQGLNKPLKVEKQVMILYALTRGFLDDIPVEDINRFEDEFHAYTEQNHKDVLEEIRTTGGLPKDEALKAAIEGFKKTFAPSEQ comes from the coding sequence ATGAGCATCAAAGCTGAAGAAATTAGTGCGCTTATAAAAAAGCAAATTGAAAACTATCAGTCTGATATAAAAGTAAGCGATGTTGGTACTGTTATCCAAGTTGGGGATGGTATCGCTCGTGCTCATGGCCTCGACAATGTCATGGCTGGTGAGCTTGTAGAATTCGCAAACGGCGTTATGGGTATGGCTCAGAACCTTGAGGAAAATAACGTTGGTATTATTATTTTAGGACCTTTCACAGATATCCGTGAAGGTGACGAAGTTCGTCGTACAGGACGTATCATGGAGGTTCCTGTAGGTGAAGCATTAATCGGTCGTGTAGTTAACTCATTAGGACAACCTGTTGATGGCTTAGGTCCTATTGAAACAACAAAAACTCGTCCAATTGAAGCTCCGGCACCTGGTGTTATGGATCGTAAATCAGTTCATGAACCACTTCAAACTGGTATTAAAGCGATTGACGCACTTGTACCAATCGGACGTGGTCAACGTGAATTAATTATCGGTGACCGTCAAACAGGTAAAACATCTGTAGCAATTGATACAATCTTGAACCAAAAAGATCAAGATATGGTTTGTATCTACGTTGCTATCGGTCAAAAAGAATCAACAGTTCGTGGTGTTGTTGAAACATTACGTAAACATGGTGCATTAGATTACACAATCGTTGTAACAGCTTCTGCATCACAACCTGCTCCAATGTTATTCCTAGCTCCATATGCAGGGGTAACAATGGGTGAGGAATTTATGTACAACGGCAAACACGTTCTTGTTGTATATGATGACCTTACAAAGCAAGCTTCGGCATACCGTGAGCTTTCATTATTACTTCGTCGTCCTCCAGGCCGTGAAGCATATCCTGGTGACGTTTTCTACCTGCATTCTCGTTTACTCGAGCGTGCTGCAAAATTAAGTGATGCAAAAGGTGCAGGTTCACTTACTGCATTACCATTCATCGAGACACAAGCAGGTGACGTTTCGGCTTATATCCCGACAAACGTTATCTCAATCACTGACGGACAAATCTTCCTTCAGTCTGACCTCTTCTTCTCTGGTGTACGTCCAGCGATTAACGCAGGTTTATCTGTATCTCGTGTTGGTGGTTCAGCGCAAATTAAAGCAATGAAAAAGGTTGCCGGTACACTGCGTCTTGACCTTGCTTCATACCGTGAGCTTGAAGCATTTGCTCAATTCGGTTCTGACCTTGATAAAGCAACACAAGCAAAACTAAATCGTGGTGCGCGTACTGTTGAAGTACTTAAACAAGGTTTAAACAAGCCATTAAAAGTTGAAAAGCAAGTTATGATTCTATATGCACTAACTCGTGGATTCTTAGATGATATCCCTGTAGAAGATATCAATCGTTTTGAAGATGAGTTCCATGCATATACAGAACAAAATCATAAAGATGTCTTAGAAGAAATCCGTACAACTGGCGGACTTCCGAAAGATGAAGCATTAAAAGCAGCGATCGAAGGATTCAAAAAGACTTTTGCTCCTTCTGAACAATAA
- a CDS encoding F0F1 ATP synthase subunit delta — protein sequence MSKGIVAKRYAVALFQLAKEQNVIDQIENELLVVKEVFTTNQELINVFNHPKVTNEAKKSIVKEAFSGLSQQVVNTLYLLIDRHRIDVVSEIVDYFVQSANEARGTEDAIVYSVRPLTDSELSAISTSFAKKIGKTSLRLNNVVDSKLIGGVKLRIGNRIYDGSISGKLERIERQLVANRS from the coding sequence ATGAGCAAAGGAATCGTTGCGAAACGTTATGCAGTAGCTCTTTTTCAACTTGCAAAGGAACAAAATGTAATCGATCAAATCGAAAACGAATTGCTCGTTGTAAAAGAAGTATTTACAACGAATCAAGAACTTATAAATGTATTTAACCATCCAAAAGTTACAAATGAAGCGAAGAAGTCAATTGTAAAGGAAGCATTCTCCGGCCTGTCACAGCAGGTTGTGAATACATTGTATCTCTTAATTGACCGTCATCGTATCGACGTAGTATCTGAAATTGTCGATTACTTTGTACAAAGTGCAAATGAAGCCCGTGGAACAGAGGATGCGATTGTTTATTCTGTCCGCCCGCTTACAGATAGTGAATTATCTGCCATTTCCACTTCTTTCGCGAAAAAGATCGGCAAGACGTCTCTTCGCCTGAATAACGTTGTAGACTCTAAGCTAATCGGAGGCGTAAAGCTACGTATTGGTAATCGCATTTATGATGGTAGTATTAGTGGTAAGCTTGAACGTATAGAGCGACAATTGGTCGCAAACAGATCGTAG
- the atpF gene encoding F0F1 ATP synthase subunit B, with protein sequence MLTFDLAVGATTGGLNTGDIVFQLIMFLILLALLGKYAFGPVMNMMKQREDHIANEINSSEERNKEAQKLVEEQRELLKQARLEAQALVENAKKLGEQQKEDIIQAARSEAGRLKDSALKEIEQEKEQAVAALREQVASLSVLIASKVIEKELNEQEQEKLINDYINEVGEGR encoded by the coding sequence ATGTTAACTTTTGATCTTGCAGTAGGTGCGACTACGGGCGGCCTTAATACAGGTGATATCGTATTCCAGCTTATTATGTTCTTAATTCTTCTTGCATTGCTAGGTAAGTATGCATTTGGACCAGTTATGAACATGATGAAGCAACGTGAAGACCATATTGCGAATGAAATTAACAGTTCTGAAGAAAGAAATAAAGAAGCACAAAAGCTAGTAGAAGAACAGCGTGAGTTATTAAAACAAGCACGCCTGGAAGCTCAAGCTCTTGTGGAAAATGCGAAAAAGCTTGGTGAGCAGCAGAAAGAAGATATTATCCAAGCAGCTCGTTCTGAAGCTGGTCGTTTAAAAGATTCAGCACTTAAAGAAATCGAGCAGGAAAAAGAGCAGGCTGTGGCAGCATTACGCGAGCAGGTTGCATCATTATCCGTATTAATTGCATCTAAAGTAATCGAAAAAGAGTTGAATGAACAAGAGCAAGAGAAATTGATCAATGACTACATCAATGAGGTAGGCGAAGGTCGATGA
- the atpE gene encoding F0F1 ATP synthase subunit C — protein sequence MGLLAAAIAIGLAALGAGIGNGLIVSRTVEGIARQPEAQGKLQTTMFIGVALVEAIPIIAVVIAFIVMGS from the coding sequence ATGGGTTTATTAGCAGCTGCAATTGCAATTGGTTTAGCGGCACTAGGTGCTGGTATTGGTAACGGTCTTATCGTATCTCGTACAGTAGAGGGTATTGCGCGTCAACCTGAAGCGCAAGGTAAATTACAAACTACAATGTTCATCGGGGTAGCATTAGTTGAGGCGATTCCAATCATCGCGGTAGTTATCGCATTCATCGTAATGGGATCATAA
- the atpB gene encoding F0F1 ATP synthase subunit A, with amino-acid sequence MGHGAPVREFLGLTFNLSNVLMITIASLIVFIIAFAATRKLAMKPTGMQNFIEWVVDFVKNIIGSTMDWQTGGRFLTLGITLLMYVFVSNMLGLPFAIVVGHDLWWKSPTADPAITLTLAILVVALTHYYGIKMKGASEYGKDFLRPMPFMFPLKIIEEFANTLTLGLRLYGNIFAGEILLGLLVSLGTSGYAESIGSGILGSIIAAIPMLAWQGFSIFVGAIQAFIFTMLTMVYMAHKVSHDH; translated from the coding sequence TTGGGTCACGGAGCTCCTGTGAGGGAATTTTTAGGTCTTACTTTTAATTTATCAAATGTACTAATGATTACGATTGCTAGTTTAATCGTTTTTATCATCGCATTTGCTGCAACACGCAAATTAGCGATGAAGCCGACAGGTATGCAGAATTTCATTGAATGGGTTGTTGATTTTGTTAAAAACATTATCGGCAGCACAATGGATTGGCAAACAGGCGGACGTTTTTTAACGCTGGGGATTACACTCTTAATGTATGTGTTTGTATCAAACATGCTGGGGTTACCTTTCGCCATCGTTGTAGGTCATGATTTATGGTGGAAATCTCCAACTGCAGATCCTGCCATTACATTAACACTTGCTATTTTAGTAGTAGCGTTAACACACTACTACGGAATTAAGATGAAGGGTGCATCTGAATATGGTAAGGACTTTTTAAGACCGATGCCATTTATGTTCCCACTTAAGATTATTGAGGAATTTGCGAACACATTAACGCTTGGTCTTCGTCTTTACGGGAACATTTTTGCAGGTGAAATTCTTCTAGGCTTGCTTGTTAGTCTAGGAACAAGCGGTTATGCTGAAAGTATTGGAAGCGGAATTCTCGGTTCTATTATCGCAGCAATTCCAATGTTGGCATGGCAAGGATTTAGTATCTTTGTTGGTGCAATCCAGGCATTTATCTTCACTATGTTAACGATGGTGTATATGGCACACAAAGTGAGCCATGACCATTAA
- a CDS encoding ATP synthase subunit I yields the protein MSDMQLMFQRYRKYIFYLLALYVLGWGFTEYQSVFLGLLLGTCITLYNLWIMVRKHKQFGRALDEGRKAGSLGTTSRMAAAGVAVFFALKFPDYLDLISVIIGLMTMYVVIMIDYVIQHSRA from the coding sequence ATGTCTGATATGCAACTGATGTTTCAAAGATATAGAAAGTACATATTTTATCTGCTTGCCTTATACGTTTTAGGGTGGGGCTTTACAGAGTATCAGTCAGTATTTCTGGGATTGCTTCTTGGGACATGCATAACACTTTACAATCTGTGGATTATGGTCAGAAAGCACAAGCAGTTTGGACGCGCATTAGATGAAGGGCGGAAAGCAGGTTCATTAGGAACGACGTCTAGAATGGCAGCCGCCGGGGTAGCTGTATTTTTCGCACTGAAGTTTCCTGATTATTTAGATTTAATTAGTGTCATTATTGGATTAATGACGATGTATGTCGTTATTATGATAGATTATGTTATTCAACATTCACGCGCTTAG
- a CDS encoding AtpZ/AtpI family protein — translation MRQKKRHPLHAMGLMSAILSQLVGSILIGVFAGKWIDSYVKTEPLFLILGLLLGLAAGVYAMLKLVHHYFSGD, via the coding sequence ATGCGACAAAAAAAACGCCATCCACTTCATGCGATGGGCCTCATGTCAGCTATCCTTTCCCAATTAGTTGGCTCTATTTTAATAGGTGTTTTTGCTGGGAAATGGATTGACAGTTACGTAAAAACAGAGCCTCTGTTTTTGATCTTAGGCCTTCTGCTAGGACTAGCTGCTGGAGTTTACGCCATGCTGAAATTAGTCCACCACTATTTCTCAGGAGATTAA
- a CDS encoding S8 family serine peptidase yields the protein MGMKFRMCILLFVSFLLCQPVQGITFPNRPPLPEVDKDEIQKIMVIVKEEEFERINELVANNPYVDIYQTYHHVFHGFSIEGPVKELNKIKENQAVIHSSPIVSYASQINESVPFIGGEEVRGLFDSGDHRLTGEGVKVAVIDTGIDYEHPDLHRNYAGGYDVIDGDEDPMETSNARGQGTIHGTHVAGIIAANGKLRGMAPEAEIYVYRALGPGGMGTSDQVIAAIDRAIKDKVDIINLSLGNNVNGPDWPTSLALNRAVEAGIVAVTSSGNSGPEFWTVGSPGTSSMAITVGASSPPIYLPYLSVAGLKKEIPIHSLQGAKPWELKSLDEIEYVGLGREEDFNESIKGKIALIERGKIPFTEKVLNAKKHGAKAALIFNNMKGNFAGSLEIPLDFAAASISKEDGLAIKKRIKQNPSIRTIYKKEEDKLADFSSRGPVTTTWAIKPDVVAPGVAIDSTVPDGYLSLHGTSMAAPHVAGACALIKQAHPDWTPAQIKASLMNTATTLLDNKGGKLAPNQQGAGRINVKQAIEAEVLIYPGALSFGQFDTNHPRTKKTEKVIIDNQSKVEKTVIFQTPKNKPGIRWVLPEKVTIKPGEKKQVEVGVDITPNQMKQGIYEGWLTIHQNEHTHEIPYAYVIDEPNYPRIMGFEFTYGDKPNVFAYQMYLPGGADEAGIALYERDSLRFVGFLDWFQKAPRGLIGGEIKAEDIKVPLGDYKAIIFAKKGGQENYLESDILLGE from the coding sequence ATGGGAATGAAATTTAGAATGTGCATTCTCCTTTTCGTTAGTTTCTTATTATGTCAACCTGTACAAGGTATCACGTTTCCGAACCGGCCACCACTTCCGGAAGTGGATAAGGATGAAATCCAAAAAATTATGGTCATTGTAAAAGAAGAAGAGTTTGAAAGGATAAATGAATTAGTAGCTAACAATCCATATGTCGACATTTATCAAACCTATCACCATGTGTTTCACGGTTTTTCAATAGAAGGTCCTGTTAAAGAGCTAAACAAGATAAAAGAAAATCAAGCTGTGATCCATTCGAGCCCGATCGTATCCTATGCCTCGCAAATAAATGAAAGTGTTCCGTTTATAGGAGGTGAAGAGGTGCGCGGCTTGTTTGACTCTGGTGATCACCGTTTAACAGGTGAAGGGGTCAAGGTTGCTGTTATTGACACAGGCATTGATTATGAACATCCTGATCTACACCGCAATTATGCCGGGGGCTACGATGTGATTGATGGAGATGAAGATCCCATGGAGACTTCAAATGCAAGAGGACAGGGAACGATTCATGGTACACATGTGGCTGGAATTATCGCGGCAAACGGAAAGCTCAGAGGTATGGCACCGGAAGCTGAAATTTATGTCTACCGGGCATTAGGTCCAGGTGGAATGGGCACCTCAGATCAAGTAATCGCAGCCATTGATCGTGCGATAAAAGATAAAGTCGATATTATTAATTTGTCATTAGGAAATAATGTGAACGGACCGGATTGGCCAACAAGCCTGGCACTTAACCGGGCAGTTGAAGCGGGGATTGTGGCTGTCACCTCAAGTGGGAATTCAGGTCCTGAATTTTGGACAGTTGGATCTCCGGGAACATCTTCCATGGCAATAACAGTAGGAGCATCTTCACCACCTATTTATCTGCCTTATTTATCTGTAGCCGGGTTAAAAAAAGAGATTCCCATTCACTCATTGCAGGGGGCAAAACCATGGGAATTAAAATCTTTAGATGAAATCGAGTATGTTGGCTTAGGTCGTGAAGAAGACTTCAATGAATCGATAAAAGGGAAAATAGCTCTTATTGAAAGAGGGAAAATTCCTTTTACAGAAAAAGTGTTAAACGCAAAAAAGCATGGTGCAAAGGCTGCTCTCATTTTTAATAATATGAAAGGAAACTTTGCAGGTTCACTCGAAATTCCGTTAGATTTTGCAGCTGCCTCCATTTCGAAGGAAGATGGTTTGGCTATAAAAAAACGAATTAAACAAAATCCTTCAATTAGAACAATCTATAAAAAAGAGGAAGATAAGCTGGCAGATTTCAGTTCAAGAGGACCTGTCACAACGACATGGGCGATAAAACCGGATGTTGTTGCACCGGGAGTAGCAATTGATAGCACAGTGCCCGATGGTTATTTATCATTACATGGAACAAGCATGGCTGCACCACATGTCGCAGGAGCCTGCGCACTTATTAAACAAGCCCATCCGGATTGGACACCGGCACAAATAAAAGCGTCTCTCATGAACACAGCGACAACATTACTAGATAATAAAGGTGGAAAATTAGCCCCAAATCAACAAGGGGCCGGAAGAATAAATGTCAAACAAGCGATTGAAGCCGAGGTGCTCATCTATCCCGGTGCTCTTTCATTCGGTCAATTTGATACAAACCATCCTAGAACGAAAAAAACAGAAAAGGTTATTATAGATAACCAATCTAAGGTAGAAAAAACAGTTATATTTCAAACACCTAAAAATAAACCCGGCATCAGATGGGTGCTGCCTGAAAAGGTTACGATTAAGCCGGGAGAAAAGAAGCAGGTTGAAGTTGGTGTTGATATTACACCGAATCAAATGAAACAAGGGATATATGAAGGATGGCTCACAATCCATCAGAATGAGCATACACATGAAATTCCTTATGCCTATGTTATAGACGAGCCGAACTATCCTAGAATTATGGGCTTTGAATTTACTTACGGTGACAAACCTAATGTTTTCGCTTATCAAATGTATTTACCAGGTGGGGCAGATGAAGCTGGAATTGCTTTGTATGAACGGGATTCATTACGATTTGTTGGCTTCCTGGATTGGTTTCAGAAAGCGCCGCGGGGATTAATTGGCGGAGAAATAAAAGCAGAAGATATAAAGGTACCTCTGGGAGATTACAAAGCGATTATATTTGCAAAGAAAGGTGGACAAGAAAATTATTTGGAATCAGATATTTTACTTGGTGAATAA